A genomic segment from Spinacia oleracea cultivar Varoflay chromosome 3, BTI_SOV_V1, whole genome shotgun sequence encodes:
- the LOC130469785 gene encoding uncharacterized protein: MKPWSVDMDMEKEEIRSVPIWIQLKLNIKYWGEKALFKIVNQIGKPVKRDSATTNRDKFHFARVLVDMPITHSLPDQVSFMDEHGELIKVDIKYEWKPSQCGVCKMVGHQDAECRQGNRKVWVQKHSMQPVKPMVQAPAVDQEGFQQALRPIRVRNSIAAPTHLKNTFHLLNEEEIGEVEHVVVELDIEDGAGLLEHKVKVPNLGNLYQKVFLNWCFTSNSSYHDGGRIVLAWNPSSFVVTILQVTSQLIHCLVKPVGGSSSFYCTFIYAFNESHKRLDLWSDLKALYTQDAWIMCGDFNCVMTTEEKIGAPVRNAEIVDICQCMHFCGMEDIKSVGNYYTWNNKQQGAARVFSKLDRIMANSNWQTQFPTAEVCFMNEGTFDHSPGLLTVYPRTGGGKKPFKYFTMWKSSPDFLSIIQHQWNKQFHGTKMYVVVNKLKQVKGALKDLNRVGFSDIQAADIKAFKI, translated from the exons ATGAAGCCATGGAGTGTAGATATGGACATGGAGAAGGAGGAGATTAGGTCTGTTCCTATATGGATCCAATTAAAACTTAATATCAAATATTGGGGGGAAAAGGCACTCTTCAAAATTGTGAATCAAATAGGGAAACCTGTGAAAAGAGATTCTGCCACTACTAATAGGGATAAGTTTCACTTTGCTAGGGTTTTAGTGGACATGCCTATTACTCACAGTTTGCCTGATCAAGTTTCTTTCATGGATGAACATGGTGAATTGATTAAGGTAGACATAAAGTATGAATGGAAACCTAGTCAGTGTGGGGTGTGTAAGATGGTGGGACACCAAGATGCTGAATGTAGGCAAGGTAATAGGAAAGTTTGGGTGCAGAAACACTCAATGCAGCCAGTGAAACCAATGGTGCAAGCTCCTGCAGTTGATCAAGAGGGTTTTCAACAAGCTCTTAGGCCTATCAGGGTGAGAAACTCAATTGCAGCACCAACACACTTGAAAAACACTTTTCATTTGTTAAATGAAGAGGAAATTGGTGAAGTTGAACATGTAGTAGTGGAGTTGGACATTGAAGATGGGGCAG GACTTCTGGAGCATAAGGTGAAGGTTCCTAATCTTGGGAATCTTTACCAAAAAGTATTTTTGAATTGGTGTTTCACTAGTAATAGCAGTTATCATGATGGGGGTAGGATTGTGCTTGCTTGGAATCCTAGCAGTTTTGTTGTGACTATTCTACAAGTTACAAGCCAGCTTATTCACTGTCTGGTTAAGCCAGTGGGTGGTTCTTCTAGTTTTTATTGTACTTTCATCTATGCCTTCAATGAAAGTCATAAGAGATTGGATCTTTGGAGTGATCTCAAAGCTTTATACACTCAGGATGCTTGGATTATGTGTGGTGATTTTAATTGTGTAATGACCACTGAAGAGAAGATCGGGGCTCCTGTTAGGAATGCTGAGATTGTGGATATATGTCAATGTATGCATTTCTGTGGAATGGAAGATATTAAGAGTGTGGGGAATTATTACACTTGGAACAATAAACAGCAAGGTGCTGCCAGAGTATTTTCAAAGCTTGACAGAATTATGGCAAATTCTAATTGGCAAACTCAATTTCCCACAGCTGAGGTTTGTTTTATGAATGAGGGCACTTTTGATCATTCCCCTGGTTTGCTTACTGTTTATCCTAGAACTGGAGGGGGAAAGAAgccttttaaatatttcactatGTGGAAGAGTTCTCCTGATTTTCTCTCTATCATTCAGCATCAATGGAACAAGCAATTTCATGGCACAAAGATGTATGTGGTTGTTAACAAATTGAAGCAAGTTAAGGGTGCTTTGAAGGATCTGAATAGAGTGGGTTTCTCTGATATTCAGGCTGCAGATATTAAGGCATTTAAGATATGA